CCTGCAAACGGTGATCATGCTAGTGAATCGTTCACGTTTGAAGTGTTTGTGGCAGGCGGACAACAAAGCGGGATTACTTGCCCAGATAACTTGCATTTTGATAGCAAAGGCAATCTTTGGGTAGTCGAGGATTACGCTGCTACCGAAACAAATCAATACGCCGCTTATAAAAATTGTGGAGTATTCATGGTACCAACTGACGGAAAAGAATACGGGGAACCTTTCCAATTTGCTTCAGGTCCAAAAGGCTGTGAAGTAACAGGACCATGGTTAACTCCAGACGAAAAAACATTGTTCCTAGATGTACAGCATCCAGAAACATGGAACCCATACCCAGGTCAAACTTTCGGACGATCTTGTTTAGTTGCGGTACAAGGTGGAAGCTTTAAATAATCAAGTGGAAGGGGCACTTCTCACCATGTTTGTTTGTTCAAACCACGTCAAGGATGCCTTGAAGTTTATGTATGTTCCTCATATAAAGCTAATTTCGGAGGAAGAAAGTTTTCGTTGTCATCTTTGTAAAAACAAAGCTAAGTATAAACTATTCCAATATTGTTATCAGCGTCATCAATCGAAAAAAGCTATCTAAAGGAGGATACAATAATTATGCTTCAGAACATAGGCATTCCTGGTTTAATTCTTGTTTTAGTTATTGCATTAATCATTTTCGGACCTTCAAAATTACCCGAATTAGGTCGTGCTGTTGGATCCACCCTAAAGGAATTTAAAAAATCTACACGTGAATTGGTTTCCGATGAGGACCCTAGTAAGGTACAGCCTAAAAAAGAGGAAAAGACGATTTAACACTTATCTCGGGAAGATGCAGGCAGAATATGGTGCTTGCGTCTTCTTTTTCTAAGGAGGATTTTCAATGTCTAAACATGATATGGCTTTGATTGGACATTTTGAAGAATTACGTAAACGACTGATTATCATACTCGGTGCCTTTATGGCTTTGTTTATTTTAGCCTTTGTCTATGTTGAAGATATTTATCAATGGCTGGTTCAGGACTTAGAGGTACAACTAGCTATCTTAGGACCAAGCGATATTTTATGGGTATATTTGATGCTATCCTGTGTGGTGGCAATTTCAGGGAGTATTCCTATAGCAGCCTATCAAATTTGGCTGTTTGTTCGTCCAGCCTTGAAAGATTCCGAGCGAAAAGTAACATTAGCTTATATTCCATCTTTATTCCTTTTATTTATTGTTGGAATTAGTTTCGGATACTTTATCATTTTCCCGATTGTTTTTCAGTTCCTTCTCTCCATGTCGGAGGGTATGTTTATGACATTTTTCACCACAGAAAAGTATTTTACGTTTTTACTGCATATGACCCTGCCTTTTGGATTTTTATTCGAACTTCCGGTAGTGATCATGTTCCTGACAAGTCTTGGAGTATTAAATCCATACCGATTACAAAAAATTCGCAAGTACTCCTACTTTGTTCTCATCGTAACCGCTGTTTTAATTACTCCACCGGATTTCCTATCTGATATTTTGGTAGTTATCCCACTAATCTTTTTATATGAGTGCAGTGTTTTATTATCAAAAGTAGTCTTTAAGCGAAAACAAAAATTAAACTTGGCTGCATAAAATTGGCTGTTGATTTACTGTGATTGAAAAATAAACGGAAAAATTCCGGCTATATTGGGAAATACCCATATTTCCTTAAAAATAAGCGGAGTTTTTCCGTTTATATGATCGAAATCTTTGGATTTTATCTTATTTAGAGCAGTTAACCGGAATCCCTCCGCTTATATCCGCTTCTTAGGCTTCCTCTATATACATTAACCGGATATTCTCCGCTTATGAATTCTCATACCTACACGAAAATCAACAAAGAATCATAACAGAGCTAAATATAAAAAAGACTTTGGGCACAGTGCCCAAAGTCTTTTTCATTCTTAGATATGCGGCCAGCCTTCTTGATCCCAATGCAACGGTTTAATCCGCAGCGTTGGTTTTCCCTTTTTCAAAGCGTCATAAGCGTGGTTGACAAGAAGGGAGGAGTCACCTGAAAAATAAACTGCACAATGTCCAGGACCAATCCATCTATCATCTCCTGCGTCGATCAGTGTTCCTCCTCCCTCCATCATCGACACCCCATCTCGGTCAAAATAAGGTCCTGTAATATTCTTTGATCGGCCAACGACAATTTTGTAGGTACTTTCAATTCCGCGGCAGCAAAAATCAAAAGATACAAACTGATAATAATAGCCGTTACGGTAGACAATGAAAGGCGCTTCAATTGTATTTGGCTGGTCCGTTCTGCTTGAAATAGACAAAAGCTCCGCACCTTCTGCTGGCTTCATCGTTACAGGGTCCAATTGAATAAGCTTGATTCCGGACCAGAATGATCCAAAATTCAACCATGGCACACCTTCTTGGTCGAAAATCAAATTAGCATCAATAGCATTGTAGTTGTCTGACTCACTGGAATGAATAACATATCCCTTGTCCACCCATGTGTAATCAGGATTTTCAGGGTTGAGCGTGGTATTGGTTACTAATCCGATGGCGGAAGTATTTTTACCAAAAGTGGACACAGAATAGTAGATATAATAGGTTCCATCATGGAAATATATATCTGGTGCCCAAATACTTTCCTCCTCTTTCTCAGGTACATACTGTTTAGACCACTCGGGCAATGACGGAAATATTTGTTCTGCCTGCTTCCAGTTAACCCCGTCTTCAGACGTTTTTATTTGAATGCCATTTCCAGTATGAAAAACATACCAGCTAGAACCTTCCTTCGCTATAACCGGATCATGGGCCCATAAATCGCCTTTCAGTTCCCATTTTATGTCGTAAAAATTTACATTATCAAAGCCTTTTGAGTTATTCATATTCTAATCCTCCAAGTGTTTGTATTCTCGACCTTTACACCTCTGGCTTATAAGTGATAAATAAAACGTTCTCCAGGTGCCATCATATGAAACTTTTGATTTGGATAATGAGTAAACAAGTAATCTACAAAATAAGCAGGATTCTCGCGATTATTCGGAAACATATCATAATGAATCGGAATAATCAGATCAGCGCCTACACGAACTGAAAAGTCCACTGCTTCGCGATAGCTCATGTTTCCAACGATTTCTCGTGAAGAACGGAAAAAGTCGCCGCCATTAATCGGTAGGAATACAACATGGGGTTTAAACTCTTTTACCTTCTCAATCAATTCCGGGGTGACAATCGTATCACCGCTATGGAACAGGTGAACGCCATTTACTTCTATGAGATAACCTAAATATAGATGATCACCATTTACATCGACTTGATAACTTGTATGTGCTGCTGGAACAGGTGTAATCTGATATCCCTTTATACGAAAAGATTCATTGTGTTTTGCAGCTGCCAGGTTCTTGCTGCCTGTTTCCGTTTCGACCATTGATACGAGTGGAGCGGGAACTACAAAAGTCGGATTCTCCCCATTTTGCCCGACTTCCCTTAACGTGGCAAAATCCAGATGATCATCATGTTCATGAGTGATTAAAATAGCATCTGCGTTTTCCAACATGGCTGGAGAAAGAACAGGTGGAAATGCCCGTTTAAATTCTGTTTCAGGATTTGTCTGTTCAATACTGTTTGAAAGATAAGGATCAATACAGATGAATCCATCTTCCTCTCTGCCTTTAATCAAAATCCCAGCCTGTCCTAAATTCCAAAACGAAACAGCACCATCATGAATTCGCGTTTCCTTAATCTCGGTTACCAAAGAATCCCCATGTTTATAGACCTTCATAAAAAAATCACCCGCTTTTCATAGAATGGCTATCTCAATGGTGCAAAGTCTTTTACTTCTTCAAGGATTGAATCGATCGCTTGTAAAACATGTTGATCCAATTTGATATCCACGGCCTTTACATTTTCTTCAATTTGCTCTATCCGGCTGGCTCCAATAATCGCAGAGCTGATAGTTGGGTGACGGAGAATCCATGCCAGTGCTAACTGACTTAACGTAACCCCTAGTTCTGATGCTAAACCGTTTAATTTCTGTACCACTGTCAGGACATCGTCCCGGAAATAACTATTGATGACAAAGTTTGTTGCATCGTTCGCAGCCCTGCTATTGGCTGGTTTTTCTGCATGAGGTTTATACTTACCTGTTAAGACTCCCTGAGCTAATGGGGAGAAAACAATTTGTCCAATCCCTTTTTCGATCGATACGGGAAGGACTTCATCCTCAATATATCTTTCAAACATATTATAAATAGGCTGATTAGAAATAATCGGTCTTAATCGATAATCTTTGCCTATCCCAACTGCTTTTTCAATTTGGGCTGCGCTCCATTCACTCACACCCGCATAAAGGATCTTCCCTTGCCTGATCAAATCATCAAGAGCAAAAAAAGTCTCCTCCATTGGTACCTCTGGGTCATAGCGGTGACATTGGTAGAGGTCAATATAATCCAAGCCTAACCGTTTTAAACTAGCATCACATTGTTCGACAATATGTTTTCTTGAAAGCCCTCGCTCATTCGGCCCTGTACCCATCGGGAAAAATAGCTTCGTTGCTACAACATATGAACTTCTAGGATATTCTTTTAACACCTCACCCAAGACCTCTTCTGCCTTTCCACCTTCATAGGCGTTGGCTGTATCGAAGAAGTTAATACCCAGTTCATATGCTTTATGAATACAATCATGTGCAGTCTGATTATTTACTGATTTTCCATAGGTCAGCCAGCTGCCTAACCCGATTTCACTTACTTTTAATCCACTGTTTCCAAGTCTGCGGTATTTCATTTTGACGTCCTCCTCCTTAGCCTTTAACTAGCAACAACTTCTTTTTTATCAACAAGGACTTTCTTTTCCCACACTCTGCTTTTCCATCTAAAATACATAACGATGCCTCTGAACCATTCATCCGCAATAAAAGCAATCCATACCCCGGCTAAACCAAGACCAAACTGTATTCCTAGTAAGTATGATACTGGAACGGCAATTCCCCACATCGAAAGAACGCCCATTTTCACCGTAAAAACAGCATCTCCGGTTGCACGAAGTGAGTTTACCACGATGAGGTTCAATGTCCTTCCAGGCTCAAGAATTAAACATAATAATAAAAGTGTACTTCCGACTTTAATAATTTCAGGATCATCTGTGAAAAGACCCATAATTACTTCTCTAAAAATAGCAATAAGTATTGCTATAACAATAGTAATAATAAAACTAACTTTAAGGCTCTTTAGTAATTGTTTATAGGCCCCTGCAAAATCGCCAGCTCCTACACGATAACCGATTAAAATTTGTGTTCCCTGGCCAACGGCTAATGCAAATAACATAATAAAGGACATAATATTCCATGTATAAACACGGGTAGACAAAGCTGCTGCTCCAAGAAGAGCTGTAATCGCAGTCATCGCCATCTGGCTCGTGTTGTAACTAAGTTGTTCACCAGCAGAAGGAATGCCTATTTTTAGTATTTTCTTAATATGCGTTAGTTGGAAATCGATATAATCATTCCATTCAATTCTGATTGGGAGTCTCTTATACATGAACCAAAAGGCAATAACTAGTGCTGCTGCTCTGCTGAAAGCAGTCGATAAGGCAACCCCTTTAACGCCCATTTCCGGAAATCCAAACCATCCATAAATCACTATGGCGTTTCCAGCCAAATGGATGAGGTTCATCATCACAGAAACAAACATAGCTTCCCTCGTGAAGCCATTTGACCTCAGAATAGCAGAAATAGTCACAAGCATAGCCTGAAGAAATAAGGTGCCGCCGACAATTGATAAATAATCATATCCGATAATGGCTATATCCTCATCAAGGTGGAAAATATTTAATAACGGACCTTTAAAAATCACAAACAATACACTTACAATTAAGCCAATACCTAGATTGATAGATAAGGATATTGCCGAGGCTTGTTTGGCGTCTTTTTTCAAACCTGCACCTAAATATTGCGAGATTAAAACAGCTGTTCCGGTTGCTGTAAAGCTAAAAAGAAGAATCGCAAAAAAGACTAGTTGATTGGCTACACCGATTGCAGCGACAACATCATCCGAAATGTGGGATAGCATGATAATATCTGTACTTCCCATAATCATTTGCAGAAACAATTCGATAAAAATCGGCCACGTTATGGCACGCAGGGTCATACGTCTTTGCTGTGAATCTTGTAAACTTTCCATCTGTCTGCCCGCCTTTTGTTTACAGAAAAGGGTTCATATCAAGAAACTGATATGAACCTTATCGTTCGTCAATTATTTCATTATTTAGGGAAACCAAAGTTTGGTGTCCCTTCAGGATTCCAAGTAAATTCCTTCGCACAGGTATGACGGTTCGGATCATATAGCGGATCGCCGACAATTTCTGTATAGTTCCTAACATGGTAAACCAAAACATCCTTGCTGCCATCTTCTGAGACAGTAAAGCTGTTATGACCTGGACCGTATTGTCCTGTTTCATAACAAGTTTTAAACACAGGTTCTGTGGACTTACTCCATGATGCTGGATCCAGTACATCACTATTTTCATCCGCTGTCAGAATCCCCATAGCATAATTTTCATCCGTGGCACTGCCAGAGAAAGAAATGAAGATTTTACCGTCCCGCTTCAAAACTGCAGGTCCTTCATTTACCCAAAATCCAATTGTCTCCCAATCATATTCCGGTTTAGTAATCATGACTTGCGGTCCTTTAATAGTCCATGGGTTTTCCAATGGAGCAATATAAAGGTTTGAGTTTCCTCTTATGTTTGGATCTTTTTGTGCCCAGACAAGGTACTGCTGACCTTTATGCTCAAACGAAGTCGCATCAAGGGCAAAGGACTCCCAGTCTGTCTTGATTTGCCCCTTTTCTTCCCAATTACCCTCTAGGGGATTAGCAGATTTATTTTCAATTACAAACATGCGATGTTGAAAAAGCCCATCTACGATTTCCTTTGACGGTGCAGCAGCATAATAGATATACCAGCTGCCGTTAATATAATGGATCTCAGGTGCCCAGATAAGCGCACTCAATGGTCCCGTCTCATGATTCCTCCATGCAACCACAGGTTCAGCTTCTGCTATTCCTTTAATGGTTTTTGAACGCCTTACTTCAATTCGATCATATGCAGGGACTGAAGCAGTGAAATAGTAGTAGCCATCTGTGTGTTTATAAATCCACGGATCTGCTCTTTGCTCTATAATGAGGTCCTGTGCTCTTTTCGCTTCTTCGATTGTTACTCTAACCATAAAAATCTCCCTTTATAGAAAATGATATCAAATGAATAGTCTTAGTTTGCGTCGGGTACCGGAGTGCCAAAGTTAGGAGTTCCATCTTCATTCCAAGTGAACACTTGTGCACGTGTATGACGATTCGGATCCCATAGCGGATCACCGACGATTTCACGGTAGTTACGAGCATGGTAAATCAGTATGTCTTGACTGCCATCTTCTGATACCGTGAAACTGTTATGACCTGGACCAAATTGGCTGTTTTCCTCATTTGTTTGGAATACAGGTTGCGGCGATTTTTTCCATGATTTCGGATTAAGCAGGTCGCTGTCTGCATCTGCTGATAGTAAGCCCATGCAGTAGTTATAATCCGTAGCGCTAGCCGAATACGAAATAAAGATCTTTCCGTTTCTTTTTAAAACGGCAGCACCCTCATTTACTAAAAATCCAATTTTCTCCCAATCATATTCAGGAGTGGTAATCATGACTTGAGGACCTGTTAATGTCCAAGGGTTCGCCATTTTCACAATATATAGATTTGAATTACCTTCAATTTCAGGATCTTTCTGAGCCCAAACATAGTATAGATTTCCTTGATGTTCAAAGGTGGTCGCATCAAGAGAAAAGGATTCCCAAGCGGTTCTTACCTGTCCCTTTTCAACCCAATTTCCTTCGAGTGGATTTTGTGAGTCATTTTCAATGACATACATCCGATGGTCAAAAATCGCATCCTTGCGGGCTGCTGCAAAATAGATATACCATTTGCCGTCAATGAAATGAATTTCTGGTGCCCAGATGTTGGCACTCATAATCCCGTCTTCATGTTTCGTCCAGGCAATAACTGGTTCTGCATTTCCTAGTCCTTGAATCGTTTTTGACCTTCTTACTTCGATTCTGTCATATTCAGGTACTGAAGCAGTGAAATAGTAGTATCCATCTGTGTGTTTATAAACCCAAGGATCTGCTCGCTGCTCGACAATAGGATTTTTCAACGTTTCAACTTTTTGCATGATATTTCACCTTTCCGTTGGGCTGTGTTAAAAGGGTCTGTTGATTTGCGCTCCACTAAGGAATGCTTCTTAGAATAAACATCGCAGGGACAGGCGGTCTCTGCCTGTCCCGAGGCACTTCGCTTTCCGCGGGCGGTCCGGGGTGCCTCCTCGGTGCCTTATCACCTGTGGGGTCTCCCCTGCCCCGTCCTCCCGCAGGAGTCTTCGTGCCTTCCGCGCAAATCAACAGAGTGCAAATATTATATTTAGCTTTAACACAGCCTTCTTATTATAATTAATCATGGTTGTATAAGGGTGTTGCTTCCCATAGCCACATTCATAAATTTTAAAGCTGTAAATCGATTTCTTAAGGTATGTGCACCACTTAAGCTTGCTGCGACTAACTGTTCATCAATACCCAGCTGTTCGGGCATAGTTTCCCCGCCTGTCGCTGTTAACAGAGTCTTTAGGCGTTCGGTGGTTGGGATCTCTTGATAAACTTTCATGATTTCTATTATGTTATCTTGTAAGTCTTCATTGATAAGAGAATCTTGTATTGACCCTAAACGTATTGAATCAGATAGTAAAGGAAGGAACTGTCCTTTATAAACTTCCGCAAGCAGTACAGTTGATACTCCAACTTTCGCCCCGTGAAGCACGGCAGGGCGCTTTCGCTTTAAAAAGTCCATTTCCCAGTAGTGCGACAGGTGATGTTCGCCGCCAGAAGCTGGATGTGACTGACCAAATATAAGCATGGCCAGCCCTGACTTGATTAGAGCTTCAATTAGAATCTCAATTCCCTCTTCATCAGCTGCAGCAATCAATTCTACCTTTTCCACACAGGAATCTAATGCTTCACGGGTAATAGCGGCAACTAGCGGACAATATGGCTCTCCCATAACAAGGTGGCCAAATTTCCAGTCCGCAAGCGAGGTGAATTTAGCCAGCATATCCCCAAATCCCGCTGCTACCATTTTTCGCGGTGATGCCTTCAGTACAGATAAATCAGCGAACACGGCAATCGGAGCTGACATTTGGAAGGTTGTTTTCACACCCTTAACAATTAATGGAGCTCCCATTGATGTGAAGCCATCGACAGAAGGTGCTGTAGGAACTGAAATAAATGGCAATTTCATTTTTGTACTGCAAAAACGCGCTATATCATGGAGTGTACCTGCACCTACAGCGATAATGATCTCTGTATCTATTGGTATCTCTAATAATGCCTGAACTAAGGATTGCTCATCAGCAACGACATCATTATTTTCATCCGGCTTGATGATACTAAGAGAAATGTTAATACCTGTTTCTTTTAAAATCTCTGATAGACTTTTACCTGCTGCTTGATAGGTATTTTCATCTGCGATTATAACTGCATGTTTAAATCCCTTACCATCTACATATGCCGCAAGTTCTTTATAAACACTGTTTCCAATCCTGATTCTCTCAATGGGAATCGGATGATGATGATTTCCACAATCACATGTTTGAGCTAGAGTCATGAGTTCAGCAATATAGTTTTCCACTTTAATTCCTCCTGCTCTATAGGAAAAGTATCGGGCAATCTATTCTTCTAAAATCCCAAATTTATAGGTTGTTACCGTCGAATATTCTTGATCTTTTTCTAGAACCCAAGAAGGAAACTGTGGGTGATGAATCGCGTCCGGTAATCCCTGTGTCTCTAAGCAAATTCCTAAGTACTTCCGTGACGGCACCCCGGCAATCTCTCCTTCAGATTTCATCTGATTTCCAGAATAAACGACAACACTTGGTTCATCTGTTTCAATCGTTAGAGTCCGTCCACTTTCGATATCCTTCAGGACAATTTCTTGGTCATGTTGTGTATTTAATAAAAATGGATGGTCATACCCAGCGCCGGCTAATTTATTTTGCGGATGTTGTGACAGTACTCCAGTTTCAATCATTCTCTCAGTTGTAAAATCAAATGCTGTACCTCTAACATCCAGCATATCTCCCGTCGGAAGCAGTTCATCATTTAATTCAAGAAACTTATCGCTTTTTATTCGTAAAGAATGATTTAAACTATCTCGTTTTAAATTTCCACTTAAATTGAAATAAGAGTGATTCGTCATATTTAGTAGTGTGTCCTCATCAGACACGCCAGAATAACGGATAGAGAGTTCATTGTCATTATTCAAGGTGTAAGTAACGGAAACCTTTAAATTTCCAGGATAACCCTCTTCACCATTCGGGCTAAAATAGGTGAATCGAACTCCAATCTCCTGTTCATCCTCGATGACTTCACTATCCCAAACGATCTGGTTAAACCCTTTATTTCCGCCATGCAGATGGTTGTTATTTTCATTTTTTGCAAGTGTATAGGTTTTCCCGTTCAAATCAAAGGCACCAGCCTTGATTCTCCCAGCGACACGGCCAACTGCAGCGCCTAAAAAATAACTATCATTTTCATATTCGTTCAACGTGTCATATCCAATAACAACATTTTCAAAGTTGCCTTCTTTATCAGGTGTTATAATTTTTGTAATAATACAGCCATAATTAATACAGCTAATTTCTACTCCATGATCATTAATTAGATTAAATAAAAAAACAGTTTGGTTATCTTTTCTTCCAAACTCCTCTTTCAAGACCTTCATATATCGTTCAACCCTTCCTTTCGATAGATACCTAGAAAAAATGATTCCATACCTCTCCATCAACAAATGTAAACAGAAGAGGTATGGAATATTTGCTATTAGTTACGCTTCGCCAGGCGGATTACATTCCAAGATAATTTAGGTAATACCGCGGTAACTCCGCCGTTTTCAGATCTTGCATTACCATTAGAATGCGGTGCCACTGGTGTTCCTTTAGCAGAGTTGGTTTGTTTTAGATTGCCGTCGTTTTCTAAAACAATATGCTCGACTACTTCATAACCATCAAAGTTACGGATGTCCACAGCCAGTTCTAATCCTTCTTCTAGATGGCGGTTTACAGCAAAGATGGTTAATGTTTCATGTTCTTCATTGTAAACAGCTGTCGACTCTAAATACGGTACATCAGTGAAATCCTTACTGTCATACTTAGGACTTGAAATAATTGGGTTTAATGAAACGCCGCGTCCATATACAGAGGTATGCATATAAGGATAAAAAATCGTTTGCTTCCAAGCAGGTCCATTGTCTTCAGTCATAATTGGTGCAATGACATTGACCAGCTGAGCAAGGCAGGCAATTTTCACACGGTCTGCATGCTTTAAAAGCGTAATCAGCATACATCCAACCAATAAAGCATCTTCAAAGTTATAAATATCTTCTAATTGAGGTGGTGCAATACTCCATGGCTCAATTTTTTTATCCGCTTCATTACTGTGATACCATACGTTCCATTCATCAAAGCTGAGGTTGATTTTCTTTTTACCGCGTTTTTTCGCTTTGATATAGTCCGCAATAGAAATAACCGATTTAATAAAGTCATCCATTTCTAGGGACAGTGCTAAATAGTTAGAAATTTCATTGTCACGGTTGCCGTAATACTGGTGCAAAGAGATGAATTCTACATGATCATACGTATGGTCAAGAACAGTTGCTTCCCAGTCAGCAAAGGTCGGCATATTGCGGTTTGAGCTTCCACATGCAACCAACTCGATTGTAGGGTCTACCCACTTCATTACTTTCGCAGTTTCTTGAGCAAGGCGGCCATATTCCGCAGCGGTTTTATGCCCGATTTGCCATGGACCATCCATTTCGTTACCGAGACACCATGTTTTAATTTTGTAAGGATCCTTTACGCCGTGAGAAATACGAAGATCACTATAATAAGAACCGCCTGGGTGGTTGCAATATTCTACTAGATTTCTAGCTGCGTCAATACCACGGGTTCCAAGGTTAACTGCCATATTTACGTCAGCATTGACTAACTGCGCCCATTTCATGAACTCGTTCGTACCCATTTCGTTGGTTTCTGTTGTACGCCAAGCTAAATCTAAACGACGCGGACGGTTTTCTACAGGTCCTACACCATCCTCCCAGTTATAACCGGAAACAAAGTTACCACCCGGATAACGGACAAGCGGAACTTGAAGTTCCTTAACCATTTCAATAACATCCTGGCGGAATCCATTTTCATCGGCTTGAGGATGTCCTGGCTCATAAATGCCGCCATATACGGCACGGCCTAAATGTTCAATAAAAGAACCATAGATTCGATTATCAATTTCAGATACTTTAAAGTCTTTTTCTAAAATCATTTTTGCTTTATTTTTACCCATGTTCCCTGTCCTTTCTTTTATCAGATAGAGTTTGCAAGTCACGGCTTCGTTTCTATAAAACTATGAGTAATTAACTAACCTTTTCCCATTTTGGCTTTCCTGCAAAAGGACAGCTCTTGTTTTTAAACTTTGCTCGATAGCGGACAATACATCCGCTATGAGCACAAGTGGTGCCATATTGAAGAGAAGGGCAGCTTTCACAAATCTTTAATCGTTCTGAGTAGACTTCGTCCGATACGATAACAGATAAATCTTCTTCCGTTTCCCTAACGAGCTCCTGGATGACTTCCTCTGTTACCATTACACTTTCAACGCAGCCTTTACATAGATTTTGCTTACTCACTGCTGGATCCCCCTCATTCTTTATTTAACCGCTAATGTAACAACAGACATTGCTGGAAGTTTAATGGCTAATTTATTATTTTCAACCGTTACGCCTGTGAACTCAACAGGTTTTACAACCTCTGGCTGTTCGAAAGTGTTATGTGCATTCATTGAGTCGGCTGT
This genomic stretch from Neobacillus niacini harbors:
- a CDS encoding aldose epimerase family protein, whose amino-acid sequence is MKVLKEEFGRKDNQTVFLFNLINDHGVEISCINYGCIITKIITPDKEGNFENVVIGYDTLNEYENDSYFLGAAVGRVAGRIKAGAFDLNGKTYTLAKNENNNHLHGGNKGFNQIVWDSEVIEDEQEIGVRFTYFSPNGEEGYPGNLKVSVTYTLNNDNELSIRYSGVSDEDTLLNMTNHSYFNLSGNLKRDSLNHSLRIKSDKFLELNDELLPTGDMLDVRGTAFDFTTERMIETGVLSQHPQNKLAGAGYDHPFLLNTQHDQEIVLKDIESGRTLTIETDEPSVVVYSGNQMKSEGEIAGVPSRKYLGICLETQGLPDAIHHPQFPSWVLEKDQEYSTVTTYKFGILEE
- a CDS encoding sn-glycerol-1-phosphate dehydrogenase, with amino-acid sequence MENYIAELMTLAQTCDCGNHHHPIPIERIRIGNSVYKELAAYVDGKGFKHAVIIADENTYQAAGKSLSEILKETGINISLSIIKPDENNDVVADEQSLVQALLEIPIDTEIIIAVGAGTLHDIARFCSTKMKLPFISVPTAPSVDGFTSMGAPLIVKGVKTTFQMSAPIAVFADLSVLKASPRKMVAAGFGDMLAKFTSLADWKFGHLVMGEPYCPLVAAITREALDSCVEKVELIAAADEEGIEILIEALIKSGLAMLIFGQSHPASGGEHHLSHYWEMDFLKRKRPAVLHGAKVGVSTVLLAEVYKGQFLPLLSDSIRLGSIQDSLINEDLQDNIIEIMKVYQEIPTTERLKTLLTATGGETMPEQLGIDEQLVAASLSGAHTLRNRFTALKFMNVAMGSNTLIQP
- a CDS encoding alpha-N-arabinofuranosidase; the protein is MGKNKAKMILEKDFKVSEIDNRIYGSFIEHLGRAVYGGIYEPGHPQADENGFRQDVIEMVKELQVPLVRYPGGNFVSGYNWEDGVGPVENRPRRLDLAWRTTETNEMGTNEFMKWAQLVNADVNMAVNLGTRGIDAARNLVEYCNHPGGSYYSDLRISHGVKDPYKIKTWCLGNEMDGPWQIGHKTAAEYGRLAQETAKVMKWVDPTIELVACGSSNRNMPTFADWEATVLDHTYDHVEFISLHQYYGNRDNEISNYLALSLEMDDFIKSVISIADYIKAKKRGKKKINLSFDEWNVWYHSNEADKKIEPWSIAPPQLEDIYNFEDALLVGCMLITLLKHADRVKIACLAQLVNVIAPIMTEDNGPAWKQTIFYPYMHTSVYGRGVSLNPIISSPKYDSKDFTDVPYLESTAVYNEEHETLTIFAVNRHLEEGLELAVDIRNFDGYEVVEHIVLENDGNLKQTNSAKGTPVAPHSNGNARSENGGVTAVLPKLSWNVIRLAKRN
- a CDS encoding DUF6171 family protein; protein product: MSKQNLCKGCVESVMVTEEVIQELVRETEEDLSVIVSDEVYSERLKICESCPSLQYGTTCAHSGCIVRYRAKFKNKSCPFAGKPKWEKVS